A window of the Bufo gargarizans isolate SCDJY-AF-19 chromosome 1, ASM1485885v1, whole genome shotgun sequence genome harbors these coding sequences:
- the LOC122924993 gene encoding gastrula zinc finger protein XlCGF71.1-like, with amino-acid sequence MLSLDHKVEDEDIMQRSSGENLITLIAHPGPHSTDLSYNPSDHEKPSPDQSQIVTTSTGQIGGERSHTREKPYSCSECGKCFTRKSNLVTHERIHTGEKPYSCSECGKCFTQKSNLVKHQRCHTGERLYSCSHCGKCFAQRSDLVRHVRSHTGEKPYSCSECGKCFTDKSCLVQHQRIHKGEKPYYCSECGDCFITKAKLCYHHQRRHTGEKPYSCSDCGKCFNDKSNLVKHQKLHPE; translated from the coding sequence ATGTTATCACTAGATCATAAAGTAGAAGATGAAGATATCATGCAGCGCTCCTCAGGAGAAAACCTCATTACCCTTATTGCACATCCAGGACCTCACAGTACAGATCTATCATATAATCCCTCTGATCACGAGaaaccttctcctgaccaatcacagattgttaccacAAGTACAGGTCAGATAGGGggtgagagaagtcacacaagagagaaaccatattcatgttcagaatgcgggaaatgttttacacggaaatcaaatcttgttacacatgagagaattcacacaggagagaagccgtattcatgttcagaatgtgggaaatgtttcacacagaaatcaaatcttgttaaacaCCAGAGATGTCATACAGGAGAGAGGCTGTATTCATGTTCAcactgtgggaaatgttttgcgcAAAGATCAGATCTTGTTAGACATgtaagaagtcacacaggagagaaaccgtattcatgttcagaatgtgggaaatgttttacagataaatcatgTCTTGTTCAACATCAGAGAATACAcaaaggggagaagccatactactgttcagaatgtggggacTGTTTTATTACTAAAGCAAAACTTTGTTATCATCATCAGAGAAGGCACactggagagaaaccatattcatgttcagattgtgggaaatgttttaatgataaatcaaatcttgttaaacatcagaaatTACATCCAGAGTGA